The DNA window TTTTCCGGGTAGACGACGTACGACCGCAGTGCCTTGGACCCGGCCAGCTCGACATCGACGTATTCGCCATGCCGCGGCGATTTCTCAAGGCGTGCCTTGGCGTCGGCTTCGCCGGGCGGCAGGGGGTCGGCGGCGAGTACGGGCGAAGCACCCATTGCCAGCAGCGGCAACAGGGCAAGCAATCGGCGGTGCAGGGATGTGTTCCAGCGCATCGGTCCTCCGGTCGGGTAGATTCCGCAGAATTGAACTGGCCGGTCGGCGACAATCGTCCGAACGACCGCTCGCATGAACGCGTTTGAGTGCGCATGCGATGCCGAATCATGCGACGGTGCTCAATCGGCCGTCAAGCGTCAAAACCTTCAGGATCGTGGACCTTCATATGCCCCGAATCATCGACTACCCGATCGTCGCCCGGCAGATGTCAGACCAGGGGCTGGTCTGCCTGTATCCCAACAGCGGGGCGTTCGGCTACGCGAAAGAGACACCCGTTCACGCCGTCGGCTGGGTGGCCGGCGACGACCCGACCATTCGGCCGGCAGCCCGCGCACTGACGACCGTCGTCGCACCGCCGGCCGAGGCGACGCTGGCGCGTCTCGCCGCCACGGCCTGGCACGACCTGCTGCCGGGCCCGGTATGGGTGCTGCCCAAGGCGCACTGGGCGTACGAACTGGACTTCGGCAGCGCAGCGTGGATGCCGGGACTTCTACAGAATGTCGGGTTGGACGACACAGCGCTTTCGCCACGACATGACGGAACGGCAATCGAGTTCACCGTCGACGAGACACCCGCGTTTGTCACGCTCGTCGAAGGCTTGCTGACACACCTTCTGGGGAGTGATTTCCAGCTCTGCTTTCCCGCGCGCGATGTCGTCTGCACCGTTCACCATCACAAGCAGCTCTGGTGGATGTCGCGCGATGAGGGAATTGTCGATCGGCTGAAAAAGCTGGTGGGAACTTCGACAGGCGCACAATAGCACGGCCCTGCGGTCGGCGACTGATTGGGTGCAGGAATGAACGCCGAGACGCCGAGACGCTAAGAGTTGCCGTACCTTGGGCGTCCTTGGCGACTCGGCGTCTTGGCGTCCATCTCATCTTCGAAGGCATCCTGGGTCGCCTGGCACCCCTCCGTGTCTCCGTGTCTCCGTGGTGATTCTTCCGCCGCCCCGGACGCATTGCACCTCGATCGAACTTCGTGCGTTCCCGAAACCGCATGTCGTTGGATACGCTCCGCCCGATGCCGCAGCAACGTGTATTGATCCTTCTGAACAGCAAGAGCGGAACGCTCGCCAACTCGGCGACGCACGACGAGCCCGAGCGCATTCGCCGGGGTTTCGCATCGGCCGGCCTCGATGCCGACGTGCAAGACGCCGATCCGGCCAACGCCAAGCGGCAGATCCAGTCGGCACGAGAGTCGGGGTTCTCGGCGGTCGTCGTGGGCGGCGGCGACGGCACCATTAACGCGATCGCCAATGCCGTCGCCGATACCCACCGCGACGGGAAGCCCGAACTGGTCTTCGCCGTCCTGCCGCTGGGGACGCACAACCACTTCGCCAAGGAAATGGGCGTTCCCGACGATCTTGAGTCGGCGGTGCCACGCATCGCCCGCGCCGTTGCCGACAACACGGCCGAGCCGCTGGACATGGCCGAGATCAACGGGACGCTCCTGCTGAACTTCTCCGGCATCGGGCTTCACCCCGAGCTGGTGGAAAGCCGCGACAGGGAACACAAACAGATCCGCAAGATCCCCTTCGTCAGCACGCTGCTGCGCAAGTTCACCAAGCCGCTATCGATGGCTGTCGCGTTCGCCCGGTCGATCGGGGAGATCCGGCTGCTGCGGCTGGGCATCGATGCCGACGGCAAACGCAGGACGGTCATCTCGCCGGCGGTCGTGATCGGGAACAATGTGCACCAGATGGAGGTCTTTGGCGTGTCCGGGATGTCGGTGTGCAGGCGCGACGCCCTCAATGCGTATATTGCGCGGGTGAAAAGGCCGATCGCGCTGGTGCGGCTTCTGATCGCGGCCGCAACGGGGAGCCTGGCGAAGATGCGAGAGTTTGAGTGTGTGTCCGGCAAAGCCTTGACGATCCACTATCGCCGACCGACGCTCAAGGTATCGGTCGATGGCGAGGTGATGAAGTTCAAGACGCCGCTCCGCTACCGGATTCGAAAGAACGCCCTGAAGGTCGTGCAGCTGTCCGAAGTGGCCGCTTCGGCTGCGACGGCTGTCGCCTGAGATTCGACGTATGCGAACGATCGCCCATATTTCCGACCTGCATTTCGGGCGGCTCGACGCGCCTGTCGCCGAAGGGCTGATCGCCGATCTGGCCGGTCGCAAGCCCGATCTGCTCGTCGTCAGCGGCGATCTGACGCAGCGGGCCCGCCGGCGGCAATATGCCGACGCGATGGCGTTCCTGAAGCGGCTGCCGTCGCCGCAACTGGTGGTACCGGGGAACCACGACATTCCGATGTTCAACATGGCGGCTCGGTTTTTCACCCCGGTTCGCAAATACCGGCAGATGGTGACCAGAGACCTTCGGCCCGTGTACGAAGACGAGCAGATGCTGGTGATCGGCCTGAACTCGGCCCGGTCGTTCACGCGCATCAGCGGTTGGCTGAACCGGGAGCAGATGGCGTTCGCCGAGGCGCGGTTCGCGGCGGCGAAAGGTAAGTTCAAGGTGCTGGTGACGCACCATCCGTTCTTCCCGCCACCACGCCGGCCCGACGCCAATGTAATTCGCGGCGGCGAGAAGTACCTGGCCGCACTGAGCGCCGTCGAGGTCGATCTGGTGCTCTCGGGGCACCTTCACCTGGCGTATCACGACGACCTGCGGTCGCACTTCAAGGCATCGCGGCGGGGCGTGCTGTCGATCCAGGCCGGCACCGCCACCAGCACTCGCCGGCGCGGCGAGCCCAACGCGTATAACTGGATCACGGTCAGTCCGCAGCTATGCACAGTCGCCGTGCGAGCCTGGGCGGGGAAGGCGTTCGAAGAATCGCTGGTCACTCGATACGAAAGCGACGAGAGCGGCTGGCACAAAATCCAGCAAGTGCCGATCGACCAGGTCGGGGCGGAAGTGATGTCAGATGTGAACAAGCAATAGAGAGGTTTCGGGGCATCTGTGCCCGCGGGATTGCTTTGGGTGGGGATACTTTGCCCGGGATTATTTTGCAGCCGGCAAGTGCGACAGCACCTGCTGCGCGATCGCGATCATGCGGTTGAACTCGATGCCATCGAAGGGGCGGCAGGAAAAGTCCAGGATCATGTAGCGACCCAGCAGCAGAAGCCCGATATCGGCCGGGAGCAGCCCGCGCACGCGGGAGTCGGCCAGGTGCTTACCGGTGGTACGGTGATCGGTGTGAATGACGAACCGGTGCGATCCAAAGCGCGCCGCCTGGCTCGGCAGCGACAGGATGTCGGACAGTGAGGTCGCCGCCGCCGCCGGACGCAGCGCGATCGCCGGCCAGTCCGATTCAACCGGCCAGACAAGGACATTGAACCGGTGAGACGGCATGGCGGCAGGGTCGTCTGCGACGGTCGCCTTCGCCGGTGAATCGACACTGAACTCGACAACAGTCGCTTTCGAACTGACCAGGCAGTTCCGAATGCGAACGCCAGTGCCAAACCGCTCGAACGGGCGCGGCGGGCGGAGCTTGGCCAGCGGATTGAAATAGAACCCGGTCGCCTGAGCCCACTCGGCCAGCGCCACCGCGCGTCGGGCCGACGTCTCGCGCCAAACCAGTGCAAAGTAAGTGCAGCCGGCGATCGCGAGCAACAGCAGGAGAATGAAAACCACCAGCGCGGACGGGCCGGCCATGGTCAGTCGTTCGGCGAGGGTTAATGCAGAAGAAAACCGCACAGTGTTGAGGAAAACTATATCATCTGCGGACGCGAAGCGCGATTTCCATGCCCGACATCGTCCTCACCACCCTCAACGCCCGCTACGCCCACTCGGCGTTCGGGCTGCGCTACCTGATGGCCAACCTCGGCCACCTTCAGGATCGCGCCGCGATCGCCGAGTTCGACATCAGCCAGCGGCCGGTGGACGTGCTGGAGGCGATCCTGGCCCGGTCGCCGCGGATCGTCGGCGTCGGGGTCTACATCTGGAACATCGAGCAGACGACCCGCCTTGTCGCCGACCTTAAACGCGTCCGTCCGGACATCACCGTCATCCTCGGCGGACCGGAAGTCA is part of the Humisphaera borealis genome and encodes:
- a CDS encoding diacylglycerol/lipid kinase family protein, with product MPQQRVLILLNSKSGTLANSATHDEPERIRRGFASAGLDADVQDADPANAKRQIQSARESGFSAVVVGGGDGTINAIANAVADTHRDGKPELVFAVLPLGTHNHFAKEMGVPDDLESAVPRIARAVADNTAEPLDMAEINGTLLLNFSGIGLHPELVESRDREHKQIRKIPFVSTLLRKFTKPLSMAVAFARSIGEIRLLRLGIDADGKRRTVISPAVVIGNNVHQMEVFGVSGMSVCRRDALNAYIARVKRPIALVRLLIAAATGSLAKMREFECVSGKALTIHYRRPTLKVSVDGEVMKFKTPLRYRIRKNALKVVQLSEVAASAATAVA
- a CDS encoding metallophosphoesterase family protein, which gives rise to MRTIAHISDLHFGRLDAPVAEGLIADLAGRKPDLLVVSGDLTQRARRRQYADAMAFLKRLPSPQLVVPGNHDIPMFNMAARFFTPVRKYRQMVTRDLRPVYEDEQMLVIGLNSARSFTRISGWLNREQMAFAEARFAAAKGKFKVLVTHHPFFPPPRRPDANVIRGGEKYLAALSAVEVDLVLSGHLHLAYHDDLRSHFKASRRGVLSIQAGTATSTRRRGEPNAYNWITVSPQLCTVAVRAWAGKAFEESLVTRYESDESGWHKIQQVPIDQVGAEVMSDVNKQ